TCGTTGATATTATTGACGAACTTCGTGATTGGTTTCAAGGCAATGGATGGAATGAAATTGTTGCAAACAGTATGCAAGAAAAATCTGTTGCGCAATTATCGAGTGAAAACATTGTCGAAATGTTGAATCCGATTAGCCAAGAAATGGCGGCGTTGCGTACAAGTTTGCTTCCCGGAATGTTAAATATTATTCGCCACAATATTTTTCACGGAACAAAAAATTTGCACTTGTTTGAATTTGGAAAACATTATTTCAGAAACGTTTCATTCACTAATGCGCCGGTGATAAATTTTCTTGAAGAAGAACATTTGCTTCTTGCAATTTCTGGAAATGCGCAACCGATGAATTGGGATGTGAAAGAACAAAGCGTTGATGTATTTGATATTAAAGGAGAACTCGAAAGTTTGTTTTTAAAATTGAATGTGGGAAATGTCAATCTTGTTCCAACTTCAGAGAAAAATATTTTTCTTGAAGATGCGATGGCAATTTCATTCAATGAAAAAGAAATCGGTTTGCTTGGAAAAATTCGTTCTGATGTTTTGAAAAAGTTTGATGTTGAACAAAATGTTTTTGTTGCCGATATCTCTGTTGAGGCATTACGCGAAATGAAAAAGCGCGAACGAAAATTTATTCCGCTTCCGAAATATCCTTCTGTGTTACGCGATTTTGCTTTCATCGTCAATGAAGAACAGGAAGTTGGGGATATGCTGAACGCATTGAAAACATTCGGCGGAGAAATTTGTCGTTCCGCGAACATTTTCGATATTTACCAAGGCAAAGGTTTATCCGATGGAAAAAAGAGTTGCGCCTTTTCGCTGGAGTTTCGCTCCGATGATGCAACGCTGACGGATGAAGTTGTAGAAAAAATTTCGAGAAACATTGTTCAGGAAATGCAGAAAAAATTTAACGCAGAACTTCGCGCTTCGTAATTATGGAAAATGATAATTCCAATGCATTAGAACCGTTACTACAAACACTGTGGGAAAAAATTCGCGCCGCAGGAGATACGATTACGCTTTTGCGTGAAGATAACAGAATGCTTTCGATGAAACTTGAAGAGGCAAATCGTGAATTGTTGAAAGCGCGAACATCGCTTGAAGAATTGCAGCGTTCGGAAGCAACAACATTTCCTTTGTTCGATATGAACGGCGGAAAAACATTCAGCAAAGACGAAGTGGAACGATTGAAAGAACGTGTGCAGGAATTATTATTGAAAGTGGAAGAATATTTGTAAAGCGATATGAGATGTGCGATTTGAGGTAAATACATTTTCGCATATCTCATATCGCACAACGCATATCAAAAATTTATGGAATCAAAAAGTGTAAAAGTTAGAATCTTCGGAACGGAATATCCTCTGCGCGGCGAAAGCGAAGAGATGACGAAACAAGTTGCGAAGTATGTGGACGAAATGATTCACATTGTTCACGAAAAAATCCCAGAACAATCGCCGCTAACAATCGCAGTTCTTTCCGCGTTAAACATTACAGAAGAATTATTTCGCGAACGCAATTTGAAATCAACAGCGCCATTGGAAGTGGAACGCGAAGTGCAGCAAATGATTTCGTATCTCGATGCAAGTTTGCAAGCATAAATATTCTCTGTAAATTATCGCCAGATTTTTCCGCACCATATACAGCAGTTCTATTATAAAAGAACCTTACAAGTAATTCTAATAGGGAACTTGACTCTTAGTAACGACGACGAATCCTCCGTTTCCGAATCATTGGAAATGTGCTGCGATGACTTTTCCTCCTATGGGGGAAAAAGAGCAGCTGTGTGGAGTCCGATGCGTTCAGGCAAGCGACCACTGTATTTTGAAAGAGGTTCTTTCATACAGGGAATTGCGGTATA
The nucleotide sequence above comes from Ignavibacteria bacterium. Encoded proteins:
- a CDS encoding cell division protein ZapA, translated to MESKSVKVRIFGTEYPLRGESEEMTKQVAKYVDEMIHIVHEKIPEQSPLTIAVLSALNITEELFRERNLKSTAPLEVEREVQQMISYLDASLQA